CCACCTGGCTAGTGAGAAGTGCGGACTTAGTTTTTGAATTACACTGACCATAATCAGGGTAATGACTAATTGCGCTCCGAGTAGGGCCTGAAAATCAGAGAAACAAGTTCTAGAGCAATGGTTTTCGCAGACCCCGGCGGAATACGGGCCGGTGTTTTCTGAGACGGCGTTAATAAAGCAGTTAGCACTAATTATAGACTGTTCAACTCTAAAAATAGGTCAACCGCCAAAAGCGCTTGAAGCTTGGGGAATCTTATTACCATCGCTATTATATCGAAGACTACGATGGATTACAATTGAAAACAATAGATGCTAAAAGCATCCCTTTCTGCAATCGTTCAGATTGAAGATTCTGAAGATTTCTGGAACATGCGCCTATTTTTAAACACTAATTCTTAGCGATTGCCGCGACTATGAAAACACTTCTCACGTAATAACCCAAGAAATCTCAGAACACGGAACAAGAAAattctgtttttcctttctgaCAGTTTGGTAGCAAGCGTCAAAACCGGCCTTTTAAGGTTATAATAACGGATTCAAAACTTTTAATTTCTTTCAAAtggctacaaccctggaaaCCTACGCTTCAGCACAAACCCTTCATAGGCACCgcctttatttttttgtaaattaatGCCGTTAGTGGATTGAACGGTCGTAAGAATAGTCAAGTTTATTCTTATACATGTTTATTGAATATTATAAATACAAAAAGGTCGAACGTCTTATAATTATAAGATTACAATACTATCATATGATTAGATTAGCGTAGTTTTCAGATTGAATGATTCCATAGGTTCTCCTACGCAAACAATAGTTAAATGGGCTAGCAAGACGCGCTACACAATACCACATCtgttgaaaaagaaatgcgACTTAACTCGGATCAGCCGAGCGACGTTGCAGAACATGTAACTGAGCCCCTAACGAAATGGAAGATTTTTTCAGTGCATCAACTGTTCCTGTTTATAAACGGCGTGATACGCGTTTCGAATCAGCGCGTAAGGAAAGCAAGATTCCAGGAGGTCCATTGTGAGGAACGGAGATTCCTGCACAATTTGATCAAGTAGCAGATAAATTGATTCCCGGTTTTTAATGGCCTCCTTGTCCGACTCCTGGCCAAGGCGCAGCAAGGAAGAGCTGGCGAGGGCAAGGAACTCCTTCATTCGATCCTCGATATCATTCTGTGCACAGATAGTGAACATGGCACCAAAAATGTTATTTATAGCGACAGCCATACAGTGTGTATTGTTCGTATGGGCATCCAATGAGGCGCGGTAAaaggaattttcatttttggcaaGCTTAGGGATGCTCACCGCAACAAAAACCATCAGAAGGCAAATGTTGAGATGATCGCTCTCGTCGGGCTCTGGTTTTTGAGCCTTTAGCGCGCTGGACAATGCTGGATCAACCCTACACTTGAGACCGGCGGCAGACGCCATCTCTGACACGGTTTTCAAAGGATCTCCTCCTGGAACGTGTTCCTGGAAGTCCCTCACCGATGACAATAAAAAGGGAACGCGCTGCTCCAACACATCTACGAGCGCTTCCTGGGCGAGCTGGCGGAAGCTCAATATTACGCCTATTATTGTCATGCGTTGCAGCAGATTGTCGACTTGTTGCAGCCGCTTGAATTGTTCCTTCATGATTTCGGGTTTGTCGAAGTTACTACGTAGTATCATAAGCACCTCTTTGTTCTGCACTACAAGACGTTTCAGTTCCTGAACCTGATTGGCGATGTGCCACATAAGGGATTCATTAAGCAGCCGAATCCCGTATGGACCAATCAATTCGGCCAGTGCCCGCAGTTCATTGAAGTCAGAAAATTCCTCAGGATTGAATGGAATGTATCCCTCCGGAGTTATCGAAACGAAGGCTTTCTGATTGAGTGAAAATACGATGTTTCCACCGCTTACTTTCCGCAACAGCGCGTCCGAATACCATGTGTTATAGAGCGCAGCTATTGTCTTCTCACCATGACTATCCTGGGGTTGCGTCTGCTGTAGTAGACAATTATTGAACACGCGGGTGATGTCGATGTGCACGTAGTTCTCTACCGTTTGCAAGACATTCATATAGGCACGCACAGAAGCCAATAATTCTGATGGTTTTGCAATCTCCGACGTATCCGCACTGTACATCACCATTCCTACGAGGGCTCGTGAAAAACGCGTCTCGAGATGCTGACAGAGATACTCACGTGGAGCAAACGCGTATTCCCAAACGTTCACTGTGGGACAGTAGTTGATGGCAAAGCACAGCTCAGTAAGGGCCATATGCAGCTTGTCCATTGTAGTTAGTAGCTCGCGCGTCTTGCGATAGCTTTCATCGCCAGGTCTCCTAATGTCGTCTAAATGCTTCTTgcttttgtcttttttcttGCGGCTAGCCGATGAGGAAAGAATTTTTGCACAATGTTTTGGCAACAAGGCATCTGCCATCATGCATTGCTCATCGCAGATCGTTGTGATGATATTCTTCGCTTCCTTTGCCATCTCATCCAGAAACATGTTCACAACCGATAGGGAGCGTTCGCGAATGTGATGTCGCTCTTCGGGGCACATCTCGTGCGTACAGTTTTGGAAGTGACTACAGATTAGTGGAAATGCAATGATATACCGATTTTGGGCTGGAAACTCGAGACACATGTGAAACTGGTCTTCGAACATTTTGTTATAgaagcaaaaaatggaaaggtCTGAAGTTTCCACCAGCGACTCGTCCAGATAATCAACCATTTTCGTATGGAAAACCATTGAATCCAACAGTCGAGCCAGTTCAGTGAAATCTGTAATACGTACAGCTGACTTGGCGCTCATGAACGTCTGCAGGCGGAACCAGTCGAGACGGAATGCGCGAAAATCGAAGACCTCGTTGTCTTCGACCTGTTTAACCGAAAGGCTGGTGGCCGTTTTGTAAAGTGACGATAGTACGATACTTTCGTCCTCAGGGCACATTTGCAGCTGTTGCATTCGAAAGCTTAAATCAATCGCGTCGTATCCAGAGAGGTATTGAACATAGTAGCGCTGCATGACCTGACTGTACTTGCGCACAAGGGCACGTAGTTCTTCCATGTGAAACAGAAGCTCAGGCAGATGTCGATCAACGAGATCTTCCGTGGATTTGCCCTTACTCTTCACCACCGGTGGATTATCGTTGTGGCGTAACAACCAAAGTATCTCGTCTCGTGCGTAGCAAAGGCCGATGAATACGAGCAGAGCTTTAGGCCCCAGTAATCCCGGTTGATCCGTCATAATAAGGGCCAGCTCTTTTAGTGCGGTGCGCAGAAACTTACGACGCTCTCGATGTAACAGAGCTGCTTTTTGGATCGCCTGGTTGTAGCACTCTTTCACTTCGGATATCCGCTTTCCGTATCCCTTTAATCCTTCAAAATTGCTCTGGATATACTGGTGGATATAAATAACTTCATCCCGGAACAGGGCAATAACCCAGCTTGAGTCAAGGGCCGATACCCACATGTTGTTTATCAAACCCTGCTGCCCGAGTGCCTGATGGTTTAGCATTAGCCCAAAGATAACCCACCGGTCAAGCGTTTCGAGCGATATGTATTCACAGGACAT
This sequence is a window from Anopheles darlingi chromosome 3, idAnoDarlMG_H_01, whole genome shotgun sequence. Protein-coding genes within it:
- the LOC125955117 gene encoding membrane-associated protein Hem, with amino-acid sequence MARQLNPNQQKIAEKLIILNDRGVGILTRIYNIKKACGDTKSKPGFLSEKSLESSIKFIVKRFPNIDIKGLTAIASIKTEIIKSLSLYYYTFVDLLDFKDNVCEILTTMDALQIHLDITLNFELTKNYLDLVTTYVSLMILLSRVEDRKAVLGLFNAAYEMQNNQSDQAFPRLGQMIIDYDVPVKKLADEFIPHQRLLSSAINSLTKIYSMRNLSAEKWRELQVLSLIGTPAMLLKATKTDTMSCEYISLETLDRWVIFGLMLNHQALGQQGLINNMWVSALDSSWVIALFRDEVIYIHQYIQSNFEGLKGYGKRISEVKECYNQAIQKAALLHRERRKFLRTALKELALIMTDQPGLLGPKALLVFIGLCYARDEILWLLRHNDNPPVVKSKGKSTEDLVDRHLPELLFHMEELRALVRKYSQVMQRYYVQYLSGYDAIDLSFRMQQLQMCPEDESIVLSSLYKTATSLSVKQVEDNEVFDFRAFRLDWFRLQTFMSAKSAVRITDFTELARLLDSMVFHTKMVDYLDESLVETSDLSIFCFYNKMFEDQFHMCLEFPAQNRYIIAFPLICSHFQNCTHEMCPEERHHIRERSLSVVNMFLDEMAKEAKNIITTICDEQCMMADALLPKHCAKILSSSASRKKKDKSKKHLDDIRRPGDESYRKTRELLTTMDKLHMALTELCFAINYCPTVNVWEYAFAPREYLCQHLETRFSRALVGMVMYSADTSEIAKPSELLASVRAYMNVLQTVENYVHIDITRVFNNCLLQQTQPQDSHGEKTIAALYNTWYSDALLRKVSGGNIVFSLNQKAFVSITPEGYIPFNPEEFSDFNELRALAELIGPYGIRLLNESLMWHIANQVQELKRLVVQNKEVLMILRSNFDKPEIMKEQFKRLQQVDNLLQRMTIIGVILSFRQLAQEALVDVLEQRVPFLLSSVRDFQEHVPGGDPLKTVSEMASAAGLKCRVDPALSSALKAQKPEPDESDHLNICLLMVFVAVSIPKLAKNENSFYRASLDAHTNNTHCMAVAINNIFGAMFTICAQNDIEDRMKEFLALASSSLLRLGQESDKEAIKNRESIYLLLDQIVQESPFLTMDLLESCFPYALIRNAYHAVYKQEQLMH